One window of Nostoc sp. C052 genomic DNA carries:
- a CDS encoding PA14 domain-containing protein translates to MSVNDQLLSTTVSPTPTNTTTPLVVPLASSSLASQASASVLSQGNGLTGQYYDNIDFTNLKQTRTDATVNFNWGDASPDPSVGADTFSVRWTGQVEAKYSETYNFYTTADDGVRLWVNGVQLINQFVDQSATEYSGSIALVAGQKYDIRLEYYDNQYEAVSQLAWSSTSQTKEIIPQSQLYSNTSNTNTPAPASPVIGNGNGLQGQYYDNIDFTNLKQTRTDATVNFNWGSGSPDPSIGVDTFSVRWTGQVQAEYSETYNFYTTADDGVRLWVNGQQIINQFVDQSATESTGSIALVAGQKYDIKLEYYENQYYAVSQLAWSSTSQAKQIIPQSQLYSTNTPPSPVIGNGNGLQGQYYDNIDFTNLKQTRTDATVNFNWGSGSPDPSIGVDTFSVRWTGQVQAEYSETYNFYTTADDGVRLWVNGQQIINQFVDQSATESTGSIALVAGQKYDIKLEYYENQYYAVSQLAWSSTSQAKQIIPQSQLYSTNTPPSPVIGNGNGLQGQYYDNIDFTNLKQTRTDATVNFNWGEASPDPSVGADTFSVRWTGQVQAEYSETYNFYTTADDGVRLWVNGVQLINQFVDQSATEYSGSIALVAGQKYDIRLEYYDNQYEAVSQLAWSSASQAKQIIPQSQLYSAAIQTAITLGSPSATVNEGSGSVSVTILRNGDLSGTSSIKYATIAGTATAGVDYGSEGVESTGTLIFAPGQSSAQVSIPIVDDSLPEPDETFSFVIDQAVGATLGVQRTIGITIQDNDRSSIDFSQPVVNEGGGSATVTATRGNATGVASVDYTTVDGTARVGTDYRAVSGTLSFAVGQTTKTIVIPIIDDNIGESNETFSLRYSNAVGVQLTNPLSNITIIDNDSGNFALDTVASGLTQPTAFDWSPDGNTLFVAQKDGTVRVVKNGTLLATPFVNISGEVNNTRDRGLLGIAVNPGFGQSPNGNNYVYLLYTYDPPETNRSNPNNNPNSTLDDPDQNGNRTARLSRFTADPNTGYTTAIAGSEVVLLGTNGTWANISHPDGNSTDVSLGYAPSGIINRVTGRPFTSLQDYLNNLDKVQNVQNFIANDSESHSVGSIRFGTDGSLFVSLGDGTSYNGIDPRAIRVQDKNNLSGKILRIDAITGQGLASNPFYNGDPNSNISKVYDLGLRNPFRFTIDKRTNTPYIGDVGFATWEEVNVGRPGANFGWPFYEGGLDANGNPISLKQPAYATLPAAAQNLYNPGTAATAPLYTYKHFGSNSILVGDFYTGSTFPSIYQGALFVGDFSQGTIDALILDSQGKVVSVKRFASQTDRPNLGLPTQITTGPDGNLYYANLTGGQINRFRPV, encoded by the coding sequence ATGAGTGTAAACGATCAACTGCTATCAACAACTGTAAGTCCAACACCTACTAATACAACAACACCTCTTGTAGTTCCATTGGCTAGCAGCAGTCTTGCCTCTCAGGCTAGCGCCAGCGTTCTATCTCAGGGAAATGGACTAACAGGACAGTACTACGACAACATCGACTTCACTAACCTGAAGCAAACCCGCACAGATGCAACGGTGAACTTTAACTGGGGTGATGCTTCTCCAGATCCGTCGGTGGGTGCAGATACCTTCTCAGTGCGTTGGACAGGTCAGGTAGAAGCCAAGTACAGCGAGACTTACAATTTTTACACCACCGCTGATGATGGTGTGCGGTTGTGGGTGAATGGTGTACAACTCATCAATCAGTTTGTCGATCAATCAGCCACAGAATATAGTGGCTCAATTGCACTGGTTGCAGGTCAGAAGTATGATATCAGACTAGAATACTACGACAATCAGTACGAAGCTGTTTCCCAACTGGCTTGGTCAAGCACCTCTCAGACCAAAGAAATTATTCCTCAGTCTCAACTCTATAGTAATACCAGTAATACAAACACACCTGCACCTGCATCTCCTGTAATTGGTAATGGCAACGGACTCCAAGGACAGTACTACGACAACATCGACTTCACCAACCTGAAGCAAACCCGCACAGATGCAACGGTAAACTTTAACTGGGGTAGTGGTTCTCCAGATCCATCCATCGGTGTAGATACCTTCTCAGTGCGTTGGACAGGTCAGGTGCAAGCCGAGTATAGCGAGACTTACAATTTTTACACCACCGCTGATGATGGTGTGCGGTTGTGGGTGAATGGTCAACAAATCATCAATCAGTTTGTCGATCAATCAGCCACAGAATCCACTGGCTCAATTGCACTGGTTGCAGGTCAGAAGTACGATATTAAACTCGAATACTACGAAAATCAATACTATGCCGTTTCCCAACTTGCTTGGTCAAGCACCTCTCAAGCCAAGCAAATTATTCCTCAGTCTCAACTGTATAGTACTAATACACCTCCATCTCCTGTAATTGGTAATGGCAACGGACTCCAAGGACAGTACTACGACAACATCGACTTCACCAACCTGAAGCAAACCCGCACAGATGCAACGGTAAACTTTAACTGGGGTAGTGGTTCTCCAGATCCATCCATCGGTGTAGATACCTTCTCAGTGCGTTGGACAGGTCAGGTGCAAGCCGAGTATAGCGAGACTTACAATTTTTACACCACCGCTGATGATGGTGTGCGGTTGTGGGTGAATGGTCAACAAATCATCAATCAGTTTGTCGATCAATCAGCCACAGAATCCACTGGCTCAATTGCACTGGTTGCAGGTCAGAAGTACGATATTAAACTCGAATACTACGAAAATCAATACTATGCCGTTTCCCAACTTGCTTGGTCAAGCACCTCTCAAGCCAAGCAAATTATTCCTCAGTCTCAACTGTATAGTACTAATACACCTCCATCTCCTGTAATTGGTAATGGCAACGGACTCCAAGGACAGTACTACGACAACATCGACTTCACCAACCTGAAGCAAACCCGCACAGATGCGACAGTGAACTTTAACTGGGGTGAAGCTTCTCCAGATCCTTCCGTCGGCGCAGATACCTTCTCGGTGCGTTGGACAGGTCAGGTGCAAGCCGAGTACAGCGAAACTTACAATTTTTACACAACCGCTGATGATGGTGTGCGGTTGTGGGTAAATGGTGTACAACTCATCAATCAGTTTGTAGATCAATCAGCCACAGAATATAGTGGCTCAATTGCACTGGTTGCAGGTCAGAAGTACGATATTAGACTAGAATACTACGACAATCAGTACGAAGCTGTTTCCCAACTGGCTTGGTCAAGTGCCTCTCAAGCCAAGCAAATTATTCCTCAGTCTCAACTGTATTCAGCAGCTATTCAGACCGCTATCACATTAGGATCGCCTTCCGCGACTGTGAATGAAGGTAGTGGTAGTGTTAGCGTAACTATACTCAGAAATGGTGATTTAAGCGGCACATCTTCAATCAAGTATGCAACTATAGCTGGTACTGCCACAGCAGGAGTTGACTACGGAAGTGAAGGCGTGGAAAGCACTGGAACGCTTATTTTTGCGCCGGGACAAAGCAGCGCACAGGTATCCATTCCGATTGTTGACGATTCTTTGCCGGAACCAGATGAAACCTTTAGTTTTGTCATTGATCAGGCAGTGGGGGCAACACTAGGAGTCCAAAGAACTATCGGAATTACGATTCAAGACAACGATCGCTCTAGTATCGACTTCTCTCAGCCAGTAGTTAATGAGGGCGGTGGTTCTGCGACGGTGACAGCTACACGAGGTAACGCTACTGGGGTCGCTAGTGTAGACTACACAACCGTAGATGGGACTGCTAGAGTTGGAACTGACTATCGGGCTGTATCTGGAACCTTAAGTTTTGCAGTCGGACAAACTACCAAGACCATTGTTATCCCCATTATTGATGACAACATTGGGGAATCAAATGAAACATTTTCTTTGAGATACAGTAATGCAGTTGGAGTGCAGCTAACTAATCCACTGTCAAATATCACTATCATTGATAATGACTCTGGTAACTTTGCTCTAGATACAGTAGCTTCTGGTTTGACTCAACCTACAGCTTTTGACTGGTCACCTGACGGCAATACCCTGTTCGTTGCCCAGAAAGATGGGACAGTGCGAGTTGTGAAAAACGGCACTTTATTAGCAACACCATTTGTCAATATTTCTGGAGAGGTAAATAATACGCGCGATCGCGGTCTCTTAGGTATTGCCGTCAATCCAGGTTTTGGTCAAAGTCCAAACGGCAACAACTATGTTTATCTGTTGTATACCTACGATCCACCAGAAACCAATCGAAGCAATCCTAATAACAATCCCAATAGCACATTGGACGATCCTGACCAGAATGGGAATCGTACTGCACGGCTGAGTCGTTTTACAGCCGATCCCAACACTGGTTACACTACTGCGATTGCTGGCAGCGAAGTTGTGCTACTAGGCACAAATGGCACTTGGGCGAATATCAGCCATCCAGATGGAAATAGCACAGATGTCTCACTTGGCTATGCACCATCAGGAATTATCAACAGAGTTACTGGTAGGCCCTTTACCAGCTTGCAGGATTATCTCAATAATCTTGATAAAGTCCAAAATGTCCAGAATTTTATAGCCAATGACAGTGAATCTCACTCAGTTGGTTCTATTCGCTTTGGTACTGATGGCTCTCTGTTTGTTAGCTTAGGAGATGGTACTTCCTACAATGGGATAGACCCCCGAGCAATTCGCGTCCAGGATAAGAATAATTTGTCTGGTAAGATTCTGCGGATTGACGCGATTACTGGTCAAGGTTTAGCCAGTAATCCTTTCTACAACGGCGATCCCAATAGCAATATTTCCAAAGTTTATGACTTAGGTCTGCGTAACCCCTTCCGTTTCACAATTGATAAAAGAACCAATACCCCCTACATTGGTGATGTTGGCTTCGCTACTTGGGAAGAGGTAAATGTCGGCAGACCAGGAGCTAACTTTGGTTGGCCCTTCTATGAAGGTGGCCTTGATGCAAATGGCAATCCCATCAGCCTGAAACAACCGGCTTACGCTACCTTACCTGCTGCCGCGCAAAATTTATACAATCCTGGCACAGCTGCGACAGCACCAC